The following are encoded together in the Pygocentrus nattereri isolate fPygNat1 chromosome 15, fPygNat1.pri, whole genome shotgun sequence genome:
- the tk1 gene encoding thymidine kinase, cytosolic: MDCLNVPKILPNSPRKARGQIQVIFGPMFSGKSTELMRRVRRFQIAQYSCLVIKYAKDVRYSHEGMATHDKSTMEAVPANCLREVQGLALEATVIGIDEGQFFPDTVEFCEEMANRGKTVIVAALDGTFQRKPFGNILSLVPLAESVVKLNAVCMECFKEASYTKRLGAEKEVEVIGGADKYHAVCRGCYGGLMSNKENNAPQKDETPPHVMTGKQLDYNAPRKLFATLHL; the protein is encoded by the exons ATGGATTGTTTAAACGTACCCAAGATTTTGCCCAACTCTCCCAGAAAGGCGAGGGGTCAAATCCAG GTTATTTTTGGACCAATGTTCTCGGGGAAAAG CACTGAATTAATGCGGAGAGTGAGGCGCTTCCAGATTGCCCAGTACAGCTGTTTGGTGATCAAATATGCCAAGGACGTTCGCTACTCTCATGAAGGAATGGCCACACATGACAA GAGTACAATGGAAGCTGTGCCTGCCAACTGTCTCAGAGAGGTGCAGGGTTTGGCCCTTGAAGCAACTGTTATTGGCATTGATGAAGGACAGTTT TTCCCAGACACTGTTGAATTCTGTGAGGAAATGGCCAACAGGGGCAAAACGGTCATTGTTGCAGCGCTTGACGGCACGTTCCAGAGAAAG CCCTTTGGCAACATTTTGAGCCTGGTGCCTTTGGCCGAGAGTGTGGTGAAGTTAAATGCTGTCTGCATGGAATGCTTTAAAGAAGCGTCCTACACCAAGAGACTTGGAGCAGAGAAAGAG GTTGAAGTGATCGGAGGCGCTGATAAATATCACGCAGTGTGCAGAGGGTGTTATGGAGGTCTGATGTCCAATAAGGAGAATAACGCTCCTCAGAAGGATGAGACACCTCCTCACGTCATGACAGGGAAGCAATTGGACTATAATGCACCACGAAAGCTTTTTGCCACGCTTCATCTATGA
- the syngr2b gene encoding synaptogyrin-2b — MESSETSVYGAALAGGSFDFMKFIKQPQTVLRILSWVFAIVVFATITAEGYVNPPDDFHVMCVFNKNDGACHYGMGIGIIAFLACVAFLMADIYLPMMSNAQERKHVVTADLVFSGAWTFLWFVCFCLLANQWANTADTKGIATDAVHAIIAFSFFSIATWGALTYFALMKFRQGVGELAQNLAESPPDHTSEYPTSYVPPDHNSSYPASNYPSFPSSRSDIYQQPSFTPKQEPMGGSDYQPPAY; from the exons ATGGAGTCCAGCGAAACCAGCGTGTACGGCGCCGCTTTAGCCGGCGGCAGCTTCGACTTCATGAAGTTTATCAAGCAGCCACAAACTGTGCTACGGATACTTAGCTGG GTGTTTGCCATTGTGGTTTTTGCCACCATAACAGCGGAAGGGTACGTAAATCCCCCAGACGATTTTcatgtgatgtgtgtgttcaACAAGAATGACGGGGCATGCCACTACGGAATGGGCATCGGGATCATTGCCTTCCTCGCCTGTGTGGCCTTCCTTATGGCTGACATTTATCTCCCCATGATGAGTAATGCCCAGGAGAGAAAGCATGTGGTGACAGCTGACCTGGTGTTTTCAG GAGCCTGGACGTTTctgtggtttgtttgtttttgcctcTTGGCTAATCAGTGGgcaaacactgctgacacaaaaGGCATCGCTACTGACGCTGTACATGCCATCATtgccttctctttcttctccatcGCCACCTGG GGTGCTTTGACATATTTTGCACTGATGAAGTTCCGCCAAGGCGTGGGAGAGCTCGCTCAGAACTTAGCCGAATCTCCTCCAGATCACACTTCCGAATACCCAACATCATACGTCCCACCAGATCATAACTCCTCATACCCCGCATCTAATTACCCCTCCTTCCCGAGCAGCCGTTCAGACATCTACCAGCAGCCCTCCTTTACGCCGAAGCAGGAGCCAATGGGGGGCAGTGACTACCAGCCTCCGGCCTACTGA
- the afmid gene encoding kynurenine formamidase: MSDWRNMKRGELEKQYSPSQWSHRMAADDVIKAHVAALKSGTEKARSVAQMLLDVPYGDGEGEKLDVYVPNSSSPDVPLVIYIHGGYWQFLSKEESGFMAVPLVQKGVVVVAVGYSIAPKGNMDLMVAQVRRSVVSVIQQYSHISGLYLCGHSAGAHLAAMVLSTDWSEYSVMPQIKGAFLVSGIYDLLPILSTYVNEPLKMTEEVALRNSPSRLVPQLKASSSACEIVIAVGQNDSPEFRKQSDDYFKSLETAGLKVTLEDIPNTDHFNIIEQLVDENYHLTQLLLKMMGKN; this comes from the exons ATGTCCGACTGGAGAAACATGAAGAGAGGA GAGCTGGAGAAGCAGTACTCCCCCAGCCAGTGGTCCCACAGAATGGCGGCCGACGACGTGATAAAAGCCCATGTTGCTGCGCTGAAATCAG GTACAGAGAAGGCTCGTTCTGTTGCTCAGATGCTTCTCGATGTCCCGTATGGAGATGGAGAAGGGGAGAAGCTGGACGTTTATGTTCCCAACAGCTCTTCCCCAG ATGTGCCTCTTGTTATCTACATCCATGGGGGTTACTGGCAGTTCCTGAG CAAGGAGGAGTCTGGTTTCATGGCCGTTCCGTTGGTCCAGAAAGGTGTTGTGGTGGTTGCTGTTGGTTACAGCATAGCCCCCAAAG GTAATATGGATCTGATGGTAGCTCAGGTGCGCAGAAGTGTAGTGTCCGTCATTCAGCAGTATTCTCATATAAG TGGGCTGTACCTGTGTGGTCACTCTGCTGGTGCACACCTGGCAGCCATGGTTCTGTCCACTGATTGGTCGGAATATAGTGTGATGCCTCAAATCAaag GAGCATTCCTTGTTAGTGGCATTTATGACCTGCTGCCCATTCTGTCCACTTACGTGAACGAGCCACTGAAGATGACAGA AGAGGTGGCTCTTAGGAACAGTCCCAGTCGGCTAGTGCcacagctaaaagcttcatcgTCTGCCTGTGAGATCGTCATTGCTGTGGGGCAAAATGACTCCCCTGAGTTTCGGAAGCAGTCTGATGACTACTTCAAA TCTTTGGAAACTGCCGGGCTCAAGGTTACTTTAGAAGATATTCCAAACACAGATCATTTTAACATCATTGAGCAGCTTGTTGATGAAAATTACCACCTTACACAG CTGCTGCTGAAGATGATGGGCAAGAACTAA